A window of Alkalicoccobacillus plakortidis contains these coding sequences:
- a CDS encoding S8 family serine peptidase, which produces MNIDKKKQKPWNVMVLTALSTSLVFGGFGYSPQQVSAETKTGSLNLSDDIKLDSTETVSVIVELEESPEHLAIAEALEKGEDLTESQAKAKVEASQDSFEEDLSTKQSSYTITHTYQSVFNGFTIELPANQLEALSEIDGVKTVWENEEVQLIDPVLEESVLEEAIEPYMADSVPYLGVDRLHIDGITGEGVKVGVIDTGVDYTHPDLTAAYKGGYDFVDNDDDAQETTYDDWLASGMPEFNINGSSYYTSHGTHVAGTIAWTR; this is translated from the coding sequence ATGAATATCGATAAAAAGAAACAAAAACCGTGGAACGTAATGGTATTAACCGCACTGTCAACAAGTTTGGTATTCGGAGGGTTTGGCTATTCTCCACAACAAGTATCAGCTGAAACAAAAACTGGTTCACTCAATCTATCAGATGACATCAAATTAGATAGTACTGAGACGGTCTCTGTCATCGTTGAGCTAGAAGAATCTCCCGAGCATTTAGCGATTGCAGAAGCACTTGAAAAAGGTGAGGATCTAACAGAATCGCAAGCAAAAGCAAAGGTAGAAGCGTCTCAGGATTCATTTGAGGAAGACTTATCTACTAAACAATCATCTTATACAATTACACATACGTATCAATCCGTTTTTAATGGTTTTACCATTGAATTACCTGCAAATCAATTAGAAGCACTTTCAGAGATTGACGGTGTTAAAACCGTCTGGGAAAACGAAGAGGTTCAACTCATTGATCCTGTATTAGAAGAAAGTGTTCTAGAAGAAGCGATTGAACCCTATATGGCAGATAGTGTGCCTTATCTAGGTGTTGATCGACTCCATATTGATGGGATCACTGGTGAAGGGGTAAAAGTCGGAGTCATTGATACTGGTGTTGATTACACACACCCTGACCTTACAGCAGCCTACAAAGGTGGATATGACTTTGTCGATAATGATGATGATGCACAAGAAACAACCTACGATGATTGGTTAGCATCAGGAATGCCGGAATTTAATATCAATGGAAGTTCGTATTATACATCACATGGTACACATGTTGCTGGCACCATTGCTTGGACAAGGTGA
- a CDS encoding S8 family serine peptidase, producing the protein MLGQGDNESDFATTGIAPDADIYSYRVLGPYGSGTTANVLGGIELSVEDGMDVINLSLGANVNDPLYPTSVAVNNAVLAGVTAVVSAGNSGRDGLYTLGSPGTSPLAITVGANDVPLVFTDFTGYLDESFSAGLVNISSGFDTDFDELEAGEYGIVYAGLGSVAEFNQVDAEGKVALVARGELAFVDKIANAKAAGAEAIIIYNNIPGAWTHP; encoded by the coding sequence TTGCTTGGACAAGGTGATAACGAATCTGATTTTGCCACAACAGGTATTGCACCTGACGCTGACATTTATTCCTATCGAGTATTAGGTCCTTATGGATCAGGTACAACAGCAAATGTACTTGGTGGTATTGAACTTTCTGTTGAAGATGGAATGGATGTTATTAATCTATCTCTTGGGGCTAATGTTAACGATCCACTATACCCTACTAGTGTTGCAGTAAATAATGCTGTTTTAGCTGGCGTTACGGCTGTTGTTTCAGCAGGTAACAGTGGTAGAGATGGTCTTTATACACTTGGTTCACCAGGTACCTCTCCACTTGCCATTACGGTTGGTGCCAACGATGTGCCGTTAGTGTTCACTGACTTTACTGGCTATCTTGATGAATCATTCTCAGCTGGCCTTGTGAATATCTCAAGCGGGTTTGATACTGATTTTGATGAATTAGAAGCGGGTGAATATGGCATTGTTTATGCCGGCCTTGGTTCAGTTGCAGAGTTTAATCAGGTTGATGCAGAAGGAAAAGTTGCTCTTGTTGCTCGTGGAGAATTGGCGTTTGTAGATAAAATTGCAAATGCTAAAGCCGCTGGTGCAGAAGCGATTATTATCTATAACAACATACCGGGAGCTTGGACACATCCCTAA
- a CDS encoding S8 family serine peptidase, whose translation MNFVVGFSLTYEDGIALRDAITDESSFSFGDRSESQTPGGVLADFSSRGPVNESFAIKPEVSAPGVNTLSPVPTYMNGPDYIGDYEYAYGRKSGTSMSAPHVAGTAALLLEVKPDLSPADIKTTLMNTANPMTLDYSVFEIGAGQIDPVAAIETDVLVQVKGETLTLDPTNNEVAIRDLTGALNYGTFAKNGKNVRDFQSVTFKNTSAESKTFTIEFDHHVGIQGSKDAALNGIAFQAPQTVVVPAGQTITQNIFFISPKTAEAGTYEGYINITNQADSNEQYRVPFAAGITN comes from the coding sequence GTGAATTTTGTCGTTGGTTTCTCTTTAACCTATGAGGATGGTATTGCTCTAAGAGATGCGATTACCGATGAAAGCTCATTCTCGTTTGGTGACCGAAGCGAATCACAAACTCCAGGTGGTGTACTAGCTGATTTCAGTTCTCGTGGTCCAGTTAATGAATCATTTGCAATTAAACCTGAAGTAAGTGCACCAGGTGTCAATACGTTATCACCTGTTCCTACTTATATGAACGGTCCTGACTATATTGGCGATTACGAGTACGCGTATGGGCGTAAATCAGGTACATCAATGTCAGCACCACATGTTGCAGGTACAGCGGCCCTTCTTCTTGAAGTGAAGCCGGACTTATCGCCAGCAGACATTAAAACAACGTTAATGAATACGGCTAATCCAATGACACTAGATTATAGTGTGTTTGAAATTGGTGCTGGGCAAATTGATCCAGTAGCAGCCATTGAAACAGACGTACTTGTTCAAGTAAAAGGTGAAACATTAACATTAGATCCTACTAATAATGAAGTTGCTATTAGAGATCTAACTGGAGCATTAAACTATGGCACTTTTGCTAAAAACGGCAAAAACGTTCGAGACTTCCAATCGGTAACGTTTAAGAATACAAGTGCCGAAAGCAAAACGTTTACGATTGAATTTGATCACCATGTAGGTATTCAAGGCTCTAAGGATGCGGCACTCAATGGCATTGCATTCCAAGCTCCACAAACCGTTGTGGTTCCTGCAGGTCAAACAATCACTCAAAATATATTCTTCATCAGTCCAAAAACGGCTGAAGCGGGCACATATGAAGGGTATATCAATATTACAAATCAAGCTGACAGCAATGAGCAATATCGTGTTCCATTTGCTGCTGGAATCACTAATTAA
- a CDS encoding signal peptidase I produces the protein MKRTLSFVIKSFLGLLCLGVAFLFIQSQQQSQQTPNLFGYSALTILSNSMQPEFSEGDVIVIQQTSSSDLATNDIITFGTKDGNRVTHRITDTMDQDQNRFFTTKGDNNNVADAEPVFEGQVIGKVLFSIPKLGFVARFLSEPIGFMLLIVLPLVAYVGITVYERLSKPTKKEEAFK, from the coding sequence ATGAAGCGTACCCTTTCGTTCGTTATTAAGTCTTTTTTGGGGCTCCTATGCTTGGGTGTAGCCTTTCTTTTTATTCAAAGTCAGCAACAGAGTCAACAAACGCCAAATCTATTTGGTTATTCAGCCCTAACAATTCTTTCAAATAGTATGCAGCCGGAATTTAGCGAAGGAGATGTCATCGTCATTCAGCAGACATCATCAAGTGATCTCGCTACAAATGACATCATTACCTTTGGAACAAAAGACGGTAATCGTGTCACACACAGAATTACAGATACGATGGATCAAGATCAAAATCGTTTTTTCACTACTAAAGGTGATAACAACAATGTAGCTGATGCGGAGCCTGTTTTTGAAGGACAAGTGATCGGCAAGGTACTCTTTTCCATTCCAAAGCTCGGATTCGTTGCTAGATTTTTATCTGAACCGATTGGTTTTATGCTGTTAATTGTTTTACCACTAGTAGCATATGTCGGCATCACAGTATATGAACGGCTCTCAAAGCCAACTAAAAAAGAGGAGGCATTTAAATGA